A window of Trichoderma atroviride chromosome 3, complete sequence contains these coding sequences:
- a CDS encoding uncharacterized protein (antiSMASH:Cluster_3.2), whose product MKTNLELIAATDRFPYDDDQTAEAKTLRDTLFKLLWEDEDGQYAIGYVPDWVIDELSKTPEDIRGDMTLNMADRTVMLFRTPQTEAERTLAVAKLTGHWHKNCTFKSLKGWRDELWPVYGRTGELLFSVERAAVGLFGAARYGVHMVAYVEDETAPHGIKIWVPKRASNKSTFPGMLDNTVAGGLTTGEDPFECIIREADEEASLPDHLVRSTAKWVGNATYIYITEAKFIGEDGYIYPECQWVYDLKLPADVIPKPKDGEVEEFRLRDVEEIKKDLADAKFKPNCAMVMIDFFIRHGILTEANEPDLALIRAKMTRELPFPGPHQPNWAGHITQQPVDAN is encoded by the exons ATGAAGACTAATCTGGAGCTAATTGCTGCTACGGATAG GTTTCCGTACGATGATGACCAAACTGCTGAGGCAAAAACCTTGCGGGACACGCTATTCAAGCTGCTctgggaagatgaagacggtcAATATGCCATCGGTTATGTACCAGACTGGGTTATCGATGAGCTATCCAAGACGCCTGAAGACATCCGCGGCGATATGACTCTGAACATGGCGGACCGTACTGTCATGCTCTTCAGGACGCCACAGACAGAAGCGGAGCGTACTCTTGCTGTGGCGAAATTGACAGGCCATTGGCATAAAAATTGCACGTTCAAGTCTCTCAAGGGCTGGCGTGACGAGCTCTGGCCGGTTTATGGCCGAACAGGGGAGTTACTCTTCAGCGTGGAGAGGGCCGCCGTCGGTTTGTTTGGCGCCGCTAGATATGGAGTGCATATGGTTGCTTACGTGGAGGATGAAACTGCTCCTCATGGCATCAAAATCTGGGTGCCAAAACGGGCATCCAACAAGTCAACTTTCCCCGGCATGCTAGACAACACTGTAGCCGGTGGCCTGACAACCGGCGAGGATCCCTTTGAATGCATCATCCGAGaggctgatgaagaggcaaGTCTGCCCGACCACTTGGTTCGTAGCACTGCCAAATGGGTCGGGAATGCGACATACATCTACATCACAGAGGCCAAGTTTATCGGAGAGGACGGCTACATTTATCCTGAATGCCAATGGGTCTATGACCTGAAACTACCCGCCGACGTTATACCCAAGCCAAAGGACGGCGAAGTGGAAGAATTTCGGCTGCGTGACGTggaggagatcaagaaggaCTTGGCGGACGCAAAATTCAAGCCCAACTGcgccatggtgatgattgACTTCTTCATTCGTCACGGCATTCTGACCGAAGCCAACGAGCCCGACTTGGCCTTGATTAGGGCTAAAATGACCCGAGAGCTCCCATTCCCTGGTCCGCACCAGCCCAACTGGGCTGGCCACATCACCCAGCAGCCAGTTGACGCCAATTGA
- a CDS encoding uncharacterized protein (antiSMASH:Cluster_3.2) yields MSFRKRNTVIGIAGTTPEPQRAKISVSGTRPSPHDGRLTTSTGTSSLDQLLAGHAGLPMGTSLLIEESGTTDFGGILLRYFAAEGLVQGHHVHVLGFGDHWRRELPGLASESRSKDANSSKSSDSKMKIAWRYEALSSRATPSRGPSIADSAEGIAPFCHTFDLSARLEDSVAQGQFYTTRGGGMDPTQSPFRRFITDITSRLKSSPPTSIHKIVIPSLLSPTIYPPISLPATGDTAVPAPHPCLAAAVSFADCCHDDTSHLAIPPFDGPCSTSRASLRWCRGDDSASATDTPPR; encoded by the exons ATGTCCTttcgaaaaagaaataccGTAATTGGTATTGCCGGGACTACACCAGAGCCGCAACGAGCCAAAATATCAGTCTCGGGGACCCGGCCTTCCCCTCACGATGGAAGACTCACCACATCTACCGGCACTTCGTCCCTGGATCAACTCTTAGCAGGCCATGCTGGACTACCCATGGGGACGTCTCTTCTCATTGAAGAGTCTGGAACAACAGATTTTGGTGGGATTTTGCTTCGCTACTTTGCTGCCGAGGGACTGGTCCAAGGTCATCATGTGCATGTCTTGGGGTTTGGAGATCACTGGCGGCGTGAGCTTCCGGGGCTGGCAAGTGAGAGCCGATCCAAGGACGCCAACAGTTCCAAGTCTTCAGAtagcaagatgaagattgcTTGGAGATACGAGGCGTTGAGCAGTAGAGCTACACCTTCACGTG GACCCTCAATAGCAGACTCAGCGGAAGGCATAGCGCCATTCTGTCACACATTTGATCTCTCGGCTCGCCTGGAGGACAGCGTTGCGCAAGGGCAGTTCTACACCActcgcggcggcggcatggaTCCAACCCAGTCGCCATTCCGGCGATTCATCACCGACATCACCTCCCGGCTGAAAAGCTCGCCTCCAACTTCTATCCACAAAATCGTCATCCCAAGCTTACTCTCTCCAACTATATACCCCCCCATCAGCCTGCCGGCCACAGGAGATACTGCAGTTCCTGCACCACATCCGTGCCTTGCTGCGGCAGTTTCCTTCGCGGATTGTTGTCATGATGACACTTCCCATCTCGCTATACCCCCGTTCGACGGGCCTTGTTCGACGAGCAGAGCTTCTCTGCGATGGTGTCGTGGAGATGATTCCGCTTCAGCAACAGACACACCACCCCGTTGA
- a CDS encoding uncharacterized protein (antiSMASH:Cluster_3.2) encodes MSGGGSGDATLFEEGFTVTAYDQKKYDRVARISCTSLDNQTLIELDINIELFPCSQGDTLHVVLTTTLSPDGSKEDDKGWRDVGKSGDAPATLADLYDYVCYGKIYKFEETFDGNTINAYVSFGGLLMALKGPVKKLTPLRVDNVYLLIKR; translated from the exons ATGTCTGGAGGCGGCAGTGGCGACGCCACTCTTTTCGAAGAAGGCTTTACCGTCACCGCGTACGACCAGAAAAAATATGACCGCGTCGCACGCATCTCGTGCACATCCCTCGACAACCAGACCCTGATTGAACTGGACATCAACATCGAGCTGTTCCCTTGTAGCCAAGGAGACACGCTGCACGTTGTCCTCACCACCACATTATCACCAGACGGCAGCAAGGAGGACGACAAGGGCTGGCGGGACGTTGGCAAATCCGGCGATGCGCCTGCTACCCTGGCCGACCTCTACGACTACGTGTGCTACGGAAAGATTTACAAGTTTGAGGAGACATTTGATGGCAACACCAT CAACGCTTATGTCTCCTTTGGCGGATTGCTCATGGCACTCAAGGGCCCGGTTAAGAAGCTAACACCACTGCGAGTTGACAACGTCTACCTGCTGATCAAGCGGTAG